CTGGTGGTCGCGTCTCAACTACCTCACCTCGTCcggtctcgacctcggcctggcCCTCGCTACGCttgtcatcttcctcgccttcaCACTCAACCGAATCGACCCGCCCAAGTGGTGGGGCAACGACATTGTCACCGCGACCATGGACGCTCAGGGCACAGCGATCCAGTCCACGCCGGCCCCCGGCACGAAGTTTGGTCCGACTTCATGGTAAGTATTCCCGACAAGTCACGACTAGGCGTCACGGTTATTGGGACTTTGTAGCACTAAAGGGGTTCGCACCACAGGGAACACTAGGAATGTGGTTTTTTCAAGCTAAAAAAAACACTTTCCTGCCATCTTGCTTTTATCGTTTTAGGTTCCATACGCCGGAAAGATttgggaagagagggaaagcTCGATCGGGATTGGATACCCAAATGAGTAGAAAGAGAAAGGTGAATCAGCATCACAACAATAAGACGGACTACTTACTGTGTATATTATTTATTTCATTGCGTGTCAAGTCTAATTTTTACTGGGGTCACTTATCAACTCCGGATCATCGTGTCATAAGGCGAAGAAGCATGGGTAGGGCGGGGCATCGCGCAACACGAGAACCAACCGACGAGTGCCTGCCTACCTGGTGCATTGTGCAACGCCATGTCAACGATGCCAGCTTGTTACGATGCCAGAGCTGCTTGGCAAGCAGCACATTGTCCCTGATCTCAGCAGTCTTTTCGTTGGCTAGCCTGACCGGCAAACTAGGGGGATAAGGCTCTCCCCATATGACGGAGGATCACAGTGCATGATGCAGCCGTGCCTCTTAATTACCTTAAGCGCGCAGCGACTGACGTTACTCGACAGAATCGAACCATATGGCGGCGAACGGCTCTATCTGGGCATAAACGGAGATGGACTCCAGTTTGCGGTCTTTGTCAGAACTGACAATGATTGGAATGCCCGGGAGAAGGGTTCGTAGTCGGTCCTTGACAACTCGACCAAGTGAGCCTAATGCATGCTCGGCGCTCCAAGCCCGAGGAGACGTGTAGACCTTGCATTTCCCTTGGtctcgccctctccgtcaTTGATATGCAtgtgggtgtgtgggtggACATGGCCTGTGAAACCCCGACAGCGCAGTAGCGGCACCCGAAACCAACGACGTCGCATCGGCAGTGGAATTAAATTGTTTCCTTCGCACGCTCCCTTCATTGTGGCGAGCTGACACACTTGGCGGGGAGACGGGAAGAATCGCACGGAAACGACTGCGAACGTTTTAATGGGTGGGCCCGGGCGCGCTCGCGGCTCTCGGGGTGGGGTTCCTTCAAAGACGCTAACGGTTCGGGGCATGACGGCCGGACCACAGTGGAGCATCGGGTCGGACGGAGGGCGGAGAATCGCAGGGACAGGTGCTGGAAGAGAACGAAGGTGTGGCTAATGGCACCAGCGGCTTGTCGAGGGTACCGTTGGGGTCGAGGGCAGAATTATGGAATCCGGGTTTGTGTGGATTTTATCTAGCCTAATTGTCGTGGGCAAGTCGAAGGAGAACCCGTATTACCGGGGTTCGGAGGAAGACCTCGGTTGGTTTGCGGCCGAGTCGTGGGCCTGCAGCCTGGCAGATGAACAGGAAATGAAGTCGACGTCGGACTGCCAAGTCAATGTCATTAGGGAAGTTAGAGACAAATGCGGCGAGCCAACGAGTCAAGGACCTCGGGTCGGCACTTGATAGGCCTGTTAGTCCAGCGTTGAATAACGCCGTGACTATTGCCCAGGTCTGTTGCGCAGGGCACAGCACAGGGGCCTTGCTAAAGGAATAGCTATTTGCGCGTTGATGAAATGCCGGCCGGATGTGTGGATGTCGGCCGCTTTAACGTTTCCTGGCCACTTCTCTCATCCACACAACTGCAAATATTTGGAGCCGGGCGGGACTTCAAGCTTATCAATGTGGATGATCGGAAACAGTAGCTTCTTTTGGACGATGGGGCGACTCCAATGCCGCGGATCCACGATCCAGTTTTTGGGCAATCAAACGCTCCTTACACGCTGGAGTTGTTGGCAGTGGTGAAGTCGCATCTGTTGGTTGTTGGAGTCGTCCAAGTGCGCAAAAGAAGCTGGTCTTTGTAATCGGTCTGGCGTTCTGTGCGGCACCCAGCTACACCAACCAGCTGCAAGGCCAACAGCGTTGAGGTTGCCTTGGCCATGTTTCCCTAGCCCGCAAGAGCCACGTCGGACGCAAGCGGCATCTGGACGGACGCAGTTAATTGTGCTGAGTTGATGGACGAGAAGGGGGAATAATATGCTGGACCCAGTATCCGCACTCTGTAAAGTCATCCAAAAGGAAAGAGGGCCCGGGTGCTGGCAGATGGCAGATGGCAGATGGCACTTACTGCCGGGAAGGCGTCCCACTATGCAGCCAGCGCGACTGCTTTGCAATGCGATCTCACACGATGCAACTTGGCCAACTTGCTTTCTTGCCACTATGTTTCCACATCTGCTCCTGCATCTAATTTCTCCCCCCCTTAGTACTTCACATATGTAGCAGCCTGCTCGATCTCTCGCCGAATTTCTCTATCTGCTGGAGGATACACTAGAGACAGAGTGCAAGCCGggtttccttttttctttttttctttcttaccttACCTCCACGCCGGTATGCACAAATCGTACGAAGACCAACGGAGAGACGGCCCAGGCCCTCTGGATTACAGTCCACGAAGACGGTTTCACTGTCGGACCACTTCACCGCCACCAGTCCCGACGCCCCGGACGGCCTGTTGGGGACTTCGCTGACTGCACCCCGACTCTCCGAGCTACCTACTCagtcgaggccaaggtccGTCATAGACCTTGCCCATGTTCATCCATGGCATTCCAGCTGCCTGCGAACAACTTTCACGACTCGTCTGCCCCCTGTCGTGTCTCGTTGGCGTCTTCCCAAGTTGACTAGGTACCCAAGCAAGGGAACTAACGACGAGACAAAATGGCTGGAATTGGCCAATCATCTGCATGAAGCAAAGAAGTCGATTATCATCTACAAAAACACGCAACCAGACTTTGGCTCGTTCCCTCTTTATTGACCCGCCGCGGACCGCCGGTCTTGTTCGCATGCCCACATTGACCACACTGCCTGCAAACCACCTGCCACTTGCGTGCTTACGACTCCATTACCGAGCCATTGGCGATGAAATCTCTGGCGATGACCACTGCAGGGCTCCTGCGCCGCGCTGTCATGCCTTAGCTCGTCCTAGCTAACCTCAACTCGCATCTGCCCGAGCTACTGTCGAGGCGGTTCACGCTAGAAGACGAATTCCTAGCGAATACCGCCGGGACCCTGACCCCAGTCTGCGCGCATCTGGCGCCTGACACCCCAATGCACCAAGACCGTTCCTTCTGCTCGCTCACGGGAGTCCCGGCCCCATGGAACTTTCTTCCTCGCTTTTCCTGTACAGATACGGTGGGGTACATGCAAAACTTGTGGCAGCCACGAGCAGCACCGATGGACTGAAAGGAATCCGTCGACTACCTAGAGTACGGGTTCGCTACAGCGGCATTGCCATGTTGGCCCGAAGAAAGCGATTGTAGCATGTCTACGACAGTCCACCAATGTGCCGAGTGTTTAGCTTCGCCAAGAGGTATGTGGATACACGAAGGGGTTCGGCCGCCATGCACTTTGGTGATGGCCGGCCTCTGCCACCTGCCTTTGCTCTCTCTGGTTGTTCTGGGGCCGCCCCTATTCATGTGGCCGCTTCCCAAAAAACAAGAGACTAGATTCAGCGCCGAGAGATCACCGCACCCGGCCTATCAAAGGGTGTTCCCCTCTCCATCCACCGGTCTTGATTCCTCTGGTTGAGGCCGGTTATGCTTTTGGCTTGTCCTCTTTCTCCTATTTGAGTCTCAAATGAGCCCCTTGACTTCTCTCTTCGTTTAGAAGATAGCATGTTAGCCATCCTCCTGAACAGCATCAGGACTCAAGGCCAACTGTCGGCTCCTCTTTTCATCTTATCATTCGTCAAATCATCAGCCGAGACCCCTGGGACGGGAGTCGCCCACATATATTTAAGGTTCAACGGCTCTTTGACGAACCTTTCCCGCCCTCTCAGGGCACCCAGCGAACCCTAAACACCGAATCACCTGTTTGCTGCCGAACCCAGCCCGGTTGCAAGAACTATGGCGGACCGGAACGGCTTCAGCACCATTGACACCAATGGCCCCACGCCGGCCGAGAAGCCAGTCTATGACCCGGCCTTCACCGACCGGGTCATTGCCGCCACCGGCCCGAAAGCTAATCCCCGTCTGGCACAGATCATGCCGAGCCTCCTTCGGCACCTTCACGATTTTGCAAGAGAAGTCGACCTCACTGTCGGCGAATGGATGGCCGGCGTACAAATGGTTGGTGCCGGCCTTCGGGTTTCTTGCTTAACTTACATCTGGTTTACTTATCCAAGGAGTCGTCGTCCCGGGCTACTTAGAGGGCCACCAACCACTAACATGAAGCTGCGTCATTCTCCTAGATCAACGAAGCCGGTCAAATGTCCGATGACGCCCGCAACGAAACACAGCTCCTTTGCGATATCCTCGGTCTAGAATCCCTCGTCGACGAAATCACTTCGAAACAGCTGCAGTTGAAGACAACCTCCTCCCTCCAGACTAACCCTACCTCGTCCGCCATTCTCGGTCCTTTCTACCGCTACGACGCACCGATTCTATCCAATGGCAGCTCTATCGTATCCTCCCTCGATTCTCCCGACTATCAGAAAGCCTCCACCCACCTCTACGGTCGTGTCCTAGACCAACACGGCCGACCCGTCAAGGACGCCATCGTGGACATATGGCACACCGCACCCAACGGCATGTACGAGCAGCAGGACGCAAACCAGCCAGAAATGGACCTCAGGGGACGCTTCCGCACCGATGACAAGGGGCGGTACTCGTTGTACTGCCTTAAGCCCGTCCCTTACCCTGTACCCAATGACGGGCCAGCCGgcaagctcctcgagctcctcgaccgaCACCCGTACCGACCTGCACACCTCCACTTTATCGTCTCCGCCGACGGGTACCGGCCCATCACGACGCAGCTGTTCGACAGCGAGGGCAAAttccttgacgacgactCGGTCTTCGCCGTGAAAGAGGACCTGATTGTCAAATACAAACCTACTGAGTCGGACCCCAAGGCGAAGTGGGCCCTGGAGTATGACTTTGTTCTGTGCAGGGCTTGAGCAACACGTTGAGAGGTATCGTTTGGTCGCCGGTACAAAGGATAAAGGATAAAGAGTGAGCGCCGCGGTCCAGGCCGCGGCCGAAGAGTAGGGCCGGATGGGATCAGCTATGGTTGGAATGTGGTTCACGGTGTTCTCGACGAATTGACGAAGACATGAAGCAAACAAATCAATATTACAAGTAGGTGTTAGTGGCAACCTTCCATCTTTATTGTGGTCAAAAATCTTCTAAACTTGACTGGATGCATACGTACACCTGTCACGCACCGAAACCCAGTTGGGAAGGGGTGTGCCTGGTGTTTTCTTAAATGTATTGACTCTGAAGGTCACCCCCCTTATTGCGTTGCTAGGCTTTGTTGTTGCTACCCAGGCTGCGTCATTTCCCTGTTTTCTGCGCAACTTCATGTGGCCGCAAGTCGATTAAACCCACCTACTACCTATCATCCCGTTCTCCCAATAGTATATTCGAGGCATGCATCACAATGTCCTCATGAATAGCCTCACGACCTCGCCTCGTCAAGAAGCACCTATCGTCATGCTCTGGGTATCTTGAAACTCATCTTGTGTGTTCTGCTCCTTTTCCCTCAAGCTGTTTCGTTTGCATAGACCGAATCGTCCTGCATATTCGTGTCCCAAAACCAGACTCCCATGCCCCAGCCACCGAGGGTGTAATGGTACACGTTTTCGATTTTCCGGACAAAAGTCGTCCTGCCGTCCTTTACTGATTTCAGGATAAGCGTATCAGTCGTGTGCTGGAGTTCGAGCTGGTCGAACAGTCATACGACTCGCCGATGACGGCTGCCTAGGGATTGTCATATGgttctcccccctcccgttGTATTGGCAAGCCTTCCATCACAGTCATACTATGAATACTCTGCTGGAACATACATTGGCACGTTGGGAGGAGCCACATATCCTGGAGGTCCAACCGTCGGCACTCCGCCTCCGTTGGGACCGCCGGGCACAATATAGTTTGGGAAGCCCCGAAATGGTTGGCCTGGGCCGGGAGCTGGGAATGCGGGCACCTTCGACGctgttgtcgccgtcgccaatcCCGGAGGGGCTCCGACGGGTGCGGCCGCCGTTCCCGCTGCGAGGGCCCCGCTTGTCATGCTAGGAACAGTCGACCAGCCCCATAGCTGATCGAACTCGAGTTCCCCATCCGCCGTGTCCGAGTCACCGCCCATCCTTGTGCTCTGATCGCCCTGAGACATGCCTGGAGTGCTCCCCGCCGGCGACACACCTGCCGACGGACCTGTCGGCGTGGAAAAGGTGGGTTCTGATTTCATGGAGAGCGGAGGCGGAGCCAtcgccttgacggcggccagTGACGGGCCCGAGGTGTTTGCCACGAGGGAGTCCTTCCGCAACACCCCGGAAGGTCGAAAAATGGTGCCGATGGGGTCCTGGATCGATGTCGGAGATAAGGTTGGAGGAGCGGGCATGGCCGGCTGCTCAGGTTTCTTCTGCCGGAGTTCATAAATGACATTGCGGAATGATGTCAGGATGAAGAGTAGACGGTTGGCCTGTGGATCACTGGCGGCGCAGTAACGCATGATGGCGATCGTGTTGGATATCGAGATCCCATAGCTTGGGTTGGGGTAGATCGCCGCGAACTCATTGCTCAGAATGATGAGAGAAGCGGCGAAAAGGAAGTAACTGCGGGTGATGTCAGTGTGTTTTTCTCATATCGGCACTCTATCCGGGGTTACGAACAGCACGAAAGGGTTGCGTTGCGGAAGGTAGTTGCTCTCAAACGCCTTTTGAACGAGGATGACGGTTTGGTTTGAGGCGTGCAGGCATGCTTCGCAGTACTTTGACATGCGGTTGATCCAGCGTGGGACCGGCAAATGAAGACCACTCCGCTCGCCGTGCACTTTGCTTAGCAGGCATATGAAGAACGGCCGGGTCAGTAACATGATGGAGTGGCAGTAGAGCAGATTGACGTGGAGAGCTGCAATGCTTTGTATCGGATTATTGGAATCGGCAGCGACTTGTCTCCCAGCCAGATCCGGGCTAAGGGTAGAATACCAGCTGCTGCATTGCTCCCAGATCTCTTGGGCGAGGCGGACTGATATTCGTCGGCGGGCGTAGATCTTCTTCAGAATCTGTCCAATGATTCGACAAGAACGTACGGCGGCGTCCAATCCATCATTGGGGTTCGTGACGCGGACTAACTCCCCTTGAGAGTTCTTCTCGAACACCAAAAGTGCATCCGCAGAGCATTCCTCCTCATCAATGGCTACGGGGCGGCCGAGCGAAGCCGCGAGGAAACGGTCGAGGACGAACAGACTCCTCCAGAGATTCCGCCGAAGCCTGATTTCGTGGCTCTTGAAGATGAAATGATTCTCTTGGACCCTATGCAGGCCAAGAGCAAATCCGGATCGGACGGCCATTCCTATAGAGCAGGTTAGGGTGTTACATCCTTTGCAGACCCGCCAGGTCTCGTCTCAATCTCACCAAAGTAGGCATAAGCCGCATTACGCTTCGACACTGCTAGCATATAGACGGCCATTAACGACAGGGCCTGCACGGACCAAAAGTCCGCATCCTCAAAACCAGTTATCGGATCACCGAGGGCTTTTGCGCTTCGGAAGAAGAGCTCTGCGCGATCGTATTCACTTGCCCGTAGCTTCTTGAAGATGGCGTCTTCCTTGCTACCAGGACGCGGCGTGCCAAGGACTGTGCCAAGGGCAAAGGTCAGATACAACAAGCAGAGAAAAGATGATTGAGCTGCCAGAGGATCCGAGTAGCAAGCTTCGACGGACTTTTCAAAGGCTGCTCTGTTGAACACTTCAATCAGGCCGTGAGTCTGCGAGATATTTAGAAACTCAACGTTCGTCTCAACGAACGAAAACGCGCGACTTACGTTTGTAAAGAACGATTCAACCAAGGCGTTAGCCGTGTCCCTATCAGGCAAGATGTGTGGAGGGCGTACGTTCGCCGGCATCACTATAGTGGCCTCCATGATTTTGTGGCGGCTGGGATCCATCGTGAAGTCGCTGGGCCCAACGCTTGCTTCGACAATCATCCGAATGAGCTGTAGGTAtgccaaggacgccgagtcGCCCACATAGACTTGTGTACGTGGTTAGCGAGCCCGTTACGTGCGATATGCAAAGTTGATAACTTACGAAGTCTGCCTGTAGGGTCTTGTAGCATCCTGGTGGACTGGATAAGCGATGTTTCTTCGTCGGGGCCTGATGCTGTGCTGTGTCTCGACCTAATATCGAACTCTCGGTCCGCTGCTGCCATCTCATGGTCATTTTCGATAGAGGGCTTTATATCAAAACCGACAGCCGGTTTTTCTTCGGTGACTGGTTGCTGCAGACTAGACTCCCACGGCGTTGTGGCCGCCGCAGGACTCTCAGAGGCGTGCGAGCCATCAGGGGCCGTTGATTTCGCAGTGGGGACTTCTTCGATGTTGCGACGCTTGGAGGGAGAGGCTAGTTGGTCCGGAGGAGTCTGTTCGAAGCCGTTGCTCGTGGTGTAAGTACACACCAAGCTCCTCTTGGTACATGTGGCACATGGGCGAGAGCCATTGCACTTTGACGTTTTGGTTAGCTAGTGAATGGGACTCGCCGACGAACGCGTTGGTAGGGCCGGGTACGAAGGGATGATGGGGCAATAGGCAAGCATCTAGCACTTGCCAAGCCTTGAGATATTCCGTCTTACCGGCCTCGCTTGaccataaaggtcaagcgaGGCCGGTAAGACGGAAACCCGTGGTAGATCGAGACTGGGGCCTCTCCATGGGACGAACCAACACCCCTAGAAAGTCTGTGACTAGATCGTCGGGTTGCCCACTGGGGCATCCCAGATTTTGAACAAGATGCCCCGGTTAAGGGTCCGGCGGTTCTTGCGAATTATGCCGCGAGAAACGTTTCCAGCAGCAGATGACGGACAGTACCTGGATACGTGCCACCCACTTGGATGGGCCAACCCAGTTGACAGCGTAACGCTGACGATCGAGGCAGGAGGAGAATCTGAGGAGTAGGCACAGTGTTATCGGATTAACGTCCAATGCTGTGCCCACGCTATCGTGAGCTGGAGAGTAATGTCATGGATGCCACTTATAGACGCCACTTAGCAGACAGGCCGGGAAACAGGATGGTGATCGGTAGCTGCTGAAATGCACTTGCGTTCTGCTTTCCAGGCAACTAGCGAAGACGAGCGTGAGAGAGCGGCGGGCAGCGAGCGAGCTGATGGACATAACGGTCCATGAGCCTAAAGCCAGAACAGATGTGCCGATGCAACGACAATTAGGTAATGAGAGAGATATAATTCAAACAATTCCAGTGGTAATAGAATGGTAGAaatgtaggtaggtagatggTAGATGGGAGAAGTGAGGGCTTACCTTCTGCTTCCGGCGCTTACAGGTGTCACAGGCCTGGGCAGTCCGTTGACGTTTGTCCTCTGGGACCTTGGGTCGGGTCAttgtcgagggcgatggTGCATGGGCCGATACGGATAGTCCATAGAACCTTGGAAATGCCCGCTATCCGATGAGGCGACGAGGTGGAGTTGGGTTTggagcagcggcagccgcAAGGGCAGGTATGTCGAAGTGGCGAAAGAGGGCGGAGAAGGACGGAAGCGGCGCCGAGGGTTCACGGGTGACTGCACAATGCCGGAGGGTGGAAGCAGAGAGGCGGATAGCAAGCAccatgtatccgtacctacaGACAGGTGCGCATGCTTTCCTCTCGGCTACAGTAGGCGATGAGCGAGGGTTGCGGTTAGGAGACGAGAGGACGgatgccgcagccgcagtcGCAGAGAGCGTTCCGTGATCTGATTCAGACGGGAAAAACTAGTAGGGGTCGATTCTCTACGCAAGCTTTCCTGACATGTTCCGACGACGGGTCAATGCAAGCTTGTGGTGACCTGGCGACGATGGGTGACGGGGATGACCGCAAGTGGGGAAGTTTGAGCTTCGGATCGGGTAAGGGGGGAATGGCTTTGAAAGAGCGACCAAGGTACGCACGCGAGAATGAGATGTGACGTGGGGAGCAAAAGATCCAGGTTTGTGCTATCCCGCGTTGCGTTGGTTTGCTACTGCGGGCGAGCAAAAAGAGATGGGATAGGACGGAAGataggggaggggggagagagggggggaagactGCCGTCACGGCAGCGGGTGCAAGTAGACTGTAGAGATGTTGCGAGGATACGAATGGAGGAAAGGATAGGGAAGAGCCTGGccggaagagggaggggggaacaGCGAGACTTTGATCGGATATGGGATATGCGGCCGGGCCAGGCAGAAGAGGTTGGAAAAAGAGACTCGCAAGTTGCAACTGGACAAGCACGCGCCTGTCACACCTAACAGGAGTCAGGGTCAGGCAAAAGGAAAAGGGTGAGTCGGGAACTGGGGGaacggggggggaggaagaggagagccCTCCTCAGCGAAGCAGGGTCGTGGAGCGAGCTTCGAGGCGAGCTTGAGTCGCGCAACCGCAACAAGATGCGATGCGGAGCGGGGGGGGGCCAAGAGGGTCAAGGATGCAGACAGGGGAtgggaggtggaggagatGGGCAAGGGATTAGAGCTTAGGTACTGTACGTACGTACCTACCCAGCCGGTAAGTAGACTGGAGGACAAGGGGTGGGTATGGTAGGTGTACGTGCACTCCATAGGTACTCGAGATTAATGGGCAAACCACAAACCACATATGCATTCACCCATTCATTCATTCAGTGGGTTGGGGGAATTCAAGAGGGGAGGTGGCCGACTAGAGTCAAGGGGTGCGGGCGAAGCGCGATTGACTCACCTTGCTTCCCGCTCCCGAATCTTCTGAAGACCAGATGTGCGAGGTGAGGCAAGGCGAGGCCCTGATGTCCGTTCCAGCGGGGGACAGATCAGACACAGGCCCGGGCCCAGATCCAACCCATTTTTGACGCGCCAAAATCGAGACCGACATGATACGCCTGCTCGCGTCAGTCGGTCTGGAAGGCGGTTGTGAAGGAAGCCGCCTACGGGGTGGTCCTTTTCTGCCTTGTCTGCTTGCAGTTGCGGGACTCAGCTACACCTTCTCGATTGAACAATTTCGTCCTCAGAGAGCATACATATAGGTACCTAGGAACctgaggtaggtaggtagctaggAATTGGCAGAACAGAGCAcatctcgtcggcctcaTTGCCAAATCACAATGTACAGGCTGCGTTGGATGCAAAACGGCCGGTCCAAACTCACTGGAACACATGCTAGTGAGATCCTCGCGGGCCAGAGGAATCGATGCCATCGGACCATCCGGACACCAGATCGAGAACCATTTCTTCCGTGCCGTACTGTCGGGAACATTCCAATCGAGGTCCGCGCCTCGACAAAGAAGTTATGTACCGactgtcgccgccgccctgatGAGAAATAAACATTTTGGATCAATAGCCAAGCTTTGGATGGCCAGACCGAGCCTCGCCCGCCTGGTGTTCTCACCTCTCCCCCCGCTAAGAGGGCCCAGCACCTATTCCAGCCCAGTCCAGCCAAACAGGCTGGCCGAAGCGTGGCCGCCACGCACGcaggggggggcagcaggaCAGACAGGGCTATACACGCCGCCAAACGTCAAATGGGTGGTGTCTCGGGGACTCTTGCTTTTTCTCTGGCAACGCTAGCGGCAGCGCCGTGGCTTGCGGGTGGGCTAGTTaaaggagaggggggacAATTCGAGTTCACGACTACACAGCTTCATGATGGTTAGTTGCCGCGGTCCTCTGCAACAGCTGCCTACCCAAACAAGAGCTCTGCTGGACTAATGGCGGTGAGGTGTCTGTGTGGCACCAGGGAGGAGTTACCCTTGCGCGCTTCATCCGAGGGCTATTGATCTTTTTGCACACACGCATGGTTGAGACCTACCCCGTGCACCATGATCACCTCATGCTGCGGTCTTCGATTGCAGCAGTTGATTGCCTAGCATGCGACGAAAGGCCTGCGATACGACGAACTTACTGCGGTACAGCTGACAGGTCCGGGTTCATTTTTGTGGTCGCGATGAAAACAGATGCGCCGCAAGGCCATTGTTCTTCCTGTGTGTTCGTTGTCCGCGCCGTCACAGGTTTGGCAGCGTCGGGATTCAACCGTGcctgcccctcccctcccccgatGGGACcggcgcttcttctccggaAGCAAAGCCGGATCGGAAGATCCTGCATCGGAGAATCGGGGCCAAGACCGGGCTCCGAAGAGTTGCAGCAACGCCATGTACCTACCCCGGTCCCGATGCAGTCGCGATTGGCCATGGCATGGCTCAAAAAACGATGTCCAGGGTGTTGTTTCCgtcttttccccccccctccacaACAGAGAGTAGATGCAATGCAAATACTGATGAATACCTACCTGAACACGGCATTTTTCCTTTCCACCAGCGTCATCCGTCGGAACCCACAGCTGTTTCTTCATCGGATAGCGCACCGGCAGAAGAACCCAAACATGAATCGCAGCCCAACAGACAGGGGTCACATGTGCGGGAAGGGAAGCGGGAGACGACGCATCGttgggggttttttttttctttctcttcttctttgctCGTACCCGCCTTATCACTAGCTCTCCTCTCAGCCCTCGAAATTTACTTACCTTGCTTCAACATATCGCGTTGTACTCCAATATATCACGCAGTGCATCCTTCCATCACTGTGTTTAGTGTCTTCTGTCACTATCAGCTGTCCCCTGCAGCATGCCCCTGTACAATGTGCACTCGCAACAAGCATGGGGATTGGCCCGAATCCGATCCAAGTTTGACCTtccgagaagaagaggaagaagaggggggggcatATTCACCTATTAGAACACGGCACATGGGCCTCTTGCTATCACTTTCCACCCGCTTGGGCGGGACATATGCTTACCGCAAACAATTGACATCGGAATCGGATGTTGCACCCGCAGACTGTTGTCGCTGTCGGTCAACTGCCGCTTTCGGCGCTCTATGTTCGAATCCAGCATAGTCAAAAAGCTACTCTCTCgctttcttcctctctcttttttttgcCCTTCTCGGCATATAACATCCAACCACAGTCGGTAAGGTGTTCATGATCCGCGTACCCATCGGCGGATGAATTTTCGCCATCCGCTCAAGGATAGCAAAATGGCAAAGTCGCCTCGAAATGACCATGGGCTTGTGGCATGGTCTTTGTGGTTTCGGAGTATCCTTggtcgagctggccaaggtAAGCCTTTGTTCGGCTCCGGGACGACCCCTTGACCTCTGTTCCGCGCCTAA
The genomic region above belongs to Colletotrichum higginsianum IMI 349063 chromosome 2, whole genome shotgun sequence and contains:
- a CDS encoding Fungal specific transcription factor domain-containing protein, which codes for MTRPKVPEDKRQRTAQACDTCKRRKQKVSPHFSHLPSTYLHFYHSITTGILPGKQNASAFQQLPITILFPGLSAKWRL
- a CDS encoding Dioxygenase; this translates as MADRNGFSTIDTNGPTPAEKPVYDPAFTDRVIAATGPKANPRLAQIMPSLLRHLHDFAREVDLTVGEWMAGVQMINEAGQMSDDARNETQLLCDILGLESLVDEITSKQLQLKTTSSLQTNPTSSAILGPFYRYDAPILSNGSSIVSSLDSPDYQKASTHLYGRVLDQHGRPVKDAIVDIWHTAPNGMYEQQDANQPEMDLRGRFRTDDKGRYSLYCLKPVPYPVPNDGPAGKLLELLDRHPYRPAHLHFIVSADGYRPITTQLFDSEGKFLDDDSVFAVKEDLIVKYKPTESDPKAKWALEYDFVLCRA
- a CDS encoding Fungal specific transcription factor, which produces MAAADREFDIRSRHSTASGPDEETSLIQSTRMLQDPTGRLLYVGDSASLAYLQLIRMIVEASVGPSDFTMDPSRHKIMEATIVMPANVRPPHILPDRDTANALVESFFTNTHGLIEVFNRAAFEKSVEACYSDPLAAQSSFLCLLYLTFALGTVLGTPRPGSKEDAIFKKLRASEYDRAELFFRSAKALGDPITGFEDADFWSVQALSLMAVYMLAVSKRNAAYAYFGMAVRSGFALGLHRVQENHFIFKSHEIRLRRNLWRSLFVLDRFLAASLGRPVAIDEEECSADALLVFEKNSQGELVRVTNPNDGLDAAVRSCRIIGQILKKIYARRRISVRLAQEIWEQCSSWYSTLSPDLAGRQVAADSNNPIQSIAALHVNLLYCHSIMLLTRPFFICLLSKVHGERSGLHLPVPRWINRMSKYCEACLHASNQTVILVQKAFESNYLPQRNPFVLYFLFAASLIILSNEFAAIYPNPSYGISISNTIAIMRYCAASDPQANRLLFILTSFRNVIYELRQKKPEQPAMPAPPTLSPTSIQDPIGTIFRPSGVLRKDSLVANTSGPSLAAVKAMAPPPLSMKSEPTFSTPTGPSAGVSPAGSTPGMSQGDQSTRMGGDSDTADGELEFDQLWGWSTVPSMTSGALAAGTAAAPVGAPPGLATATTASKVPAFPAPGPGQPFRGFPNYIVPGGPNGGGVPTVGPPGYVAPPNVPMYVPAEYS